A genome region from Gossypium hirsutum isolate 1008001.06 chromosome A04, Gossypium_hirsutum_v2.1, whole genome shotgun sequence includes the following:
- the LOC121228121 gene encoding uncharacterized protein codes for MDLRCRSFPRHSLTRSEPFLKYLKPGALARLRDSRISARSHRLSPVFQISLPAPPSNDVRSFSVAVDSFPCFVATRRAYGPKCLQRKKLSAGKGMIFLNSTPSALDLLDPAVDLLSSE; via the coding sequence ATGGATCTCCGGTGCCGGTCCTTTCCCAGGCATTCCCTTACTCGATCCGAGCCTTTCCTAAAGTACCTCAAACCCGGTGCACTAGCTCGACTTAGGGACTCGCGAATCAGCGCTAGATCACACCGACTGAGTCCCGTTTTTCAGATCTCGCTGCCCGCTCCGCCTTCCAACGACGTTCGATCATTTTCCGTTGCCGTCGACAGCTTTCCTTGCTTTGTGGCGACGAGGAGGGCTTACGGGCCTAAATGTCTTCAAAGGAAGAAGCTATCTGCTGGCAAAGGAATGATTTTTCTTAATTCAACACCGTCAGCTTTGGATTTGCTGGATCCTGCGGTGGATCTGCTAAGTAGTGAATGA